The Candidatus Pantoea soli genome window below encodes:
- the recR gene encoding recombination mediator RecR, with amino-acid sequence MQTSPLLEALMESLRCLPGVGPKSAQRMAFHLLQRDRSGGMRLAQALTRAMSEIGHCADCRTFTEQEICTICANPRRQQNGQICVVESPADIHAIEQTGQFGGRYFVLMGHLSPLDGIGPQDIGLDRLEQRLEQEPLQEVILATNPTVEGEATANYIAELCGQYGVDASRIAHGVPVGGELEMVDGTTLSHSLAGRHKIKF; translated from the coding sequence ATGCAAACCAGTCCACTGCTTGAAGCTTTGATGGAATCGCTGCGCTGCCTGCCGGGCGTCGGTCCGAAATCGGCGCAGCGTATGGCGTTTCATCTGTTGCAGCGCGATCGCAGCGGTGGCATGCGTCTGGCGCAGGCGCTGACCCGCGCCATGTCGGAAATCGGACACTGTGCGGATTGCCGCACCTTCACCGAGCAGGAAATCTGCACCATTTGCGCCAATCCGCGCCGTCAGCAAAACGGCCAGATTTGCGTGGTGGAGAGCCCGGCCGATATTCACGCCATTGAGCAGACCGGCCAGTTTGGCGGCCGCTACTTTGTGCTGATGGGCCATCTCTCGCCGCTGGATGGGATTGGACCGCAGGATATTGGTCTGGATCGCCTGGAGCAGCGCCTTGAACAGGAGCCGTTGCAGGAAGTGATCCTTGCCACGAATCCCACCGTGGAAGGTGAAGCCACCGCCAACTACATTGCCGAGCTGTGCGGCCAGTATGGCGTTGACGCCAGCCGTATTGCGCACGGTGTGCCGGTTGGCGGAGAGCTGGAAATGGTGGACGGCACCACGCTGTCACACTCGCTCGCCGGACGTCATAAGATTAAATTCTAA
- the htpG gene encoding molecular chaperone HtpG encodes MTMKGQETRGFQSEVKQLLHLMIHSLYSNKEIFLRELISNASDAADKLRFRALSTPDLYEGDGELRVRISVDKENRTLTLSDNGIGMRRDEVIENLGTIAKSGTKAFLESMGSDQAKDSQLIGQFGVGFYSAFIVADKVTVRTRAAGAKAEEGVFWESAGEGEYTLADIDKADRGTDITLHFREGEDDFLDAWRVRSVISKYSDHIALPVEIETKDEENGTSSWEKINKAQALWTRNRAEISDDEYKEFYKHIAHDFSDPAAWSHNRVEGKQEYTSLLYIPQRAPFDMWNRDSKHGLKLYVQRVFIMDDAEQFMPNYLRFVRGLIDSNDLPLNVSREILQDSRVTQSLRAALTKRSLQMLEKLAKDDAEKYQQFWKEFGLVLKEGPAEDHANQQTIARLLRFATTQSEGAEQTISLDDYLSRMVEGQEKIYYITADSYAAAKSSPHLELFRKKGIEVLLLSDRIDEWMMSYLTEFEGKTFQSVSKADESLSKLADEETEEQKEAEKALEPFVERVKTLLGERVKEVRLTHRLTDTPAIVTTDANEMTTQMAKLFAAAGQDVPEVKYIFEINPDHTLVKRVADTQDETRFAEWVELLLDQALLAERGTLDDPNQFIRRMNQLLTA; translated from the coding sequence ATGACCATGAAAGGACAAGAGACGCGTGGCTTCCAGTCAGAGGTAAAACAACTTCTGCACCTGATGATCCATTCCCTCTATTCAAACAAAGAGATTTTCCTGCGTGAGCTGATCTCCAACGCCTCTGACGCCGCTGACAAACTGCGCTTCCGCGCCCTGTCGACGCCGGATCTGTATGAAGGCGACGGCGAACTGCGCGTGCGTATCTCGGTCGACAAGGAAAACCGCACCCTGACGCTGAGCGATAACGGCATTGGTATGCGTCGCGATGAGGTGATCGAGAACCTGGGCACCATCGCCAAATCCGGTACCAAAGCGTTCCTGGAATCCATGGGCTCTGACCAGGCCAAAGACAGTCAGCTGATTGGCCAGTTCGGCGTCGGCTTCTACTCCGCTTTCATCGTGGCAGATAAAGTAACGGTGCGTACGCGTGCCGCTGGCGCGAAAGCGGAAGAGGGCGTGTTCTGGGAGTCGGCCGGTGAAGGTGAATACACGCTGGCGGATATCGACAAGGCCGATCGCGGTACCGATATCACTCTGCATTTCCGCGAAGGCGAAGATGACTTCCTGGATGCCTGGCGCGTACGCAGCGTCATCAGCAAATACTCCGACCACATTGCGCTGCCGGTTGAAATTGAAACCAAAGACGAAGAAAACGGCACCAGCAGCTGGGAGAAGATCAACAAAGCGCAGGCGCTGTGGACGCGTAACCGCGCGGAAATCAGCGACGACGAGTACAAAGAGTTCTATAAGCACATCGCGCATGACTTCAGCGATCCCGCGGCCTGGAGCCACAACCGCGTTGAAGGCAAGCAGGAGTACACCAGCCTGCTGTACATTCCGCAGCGCGCGCCGTTCGACATGTGGAACCGCGACAGCAAGCACGGGCTGAAGCTCTATGTGCAGCGCGTCTTCATCATGGACGACGCCGAGCAGTTCATGCCGAACTACCTGCGCTTCGTGCGCGGTCTGATTGATTCCAATGACCTGCCGCTGAACGTCTCGCGTGAAATTCTGCAGGACAGCCGCGTCACCCAGAGCCTGCGCGCCGCGCTGACCAAACGCAGCCTGCAGATGCTGGAAAAACTGGCCAAAGATGACGCTGAGAAATACCAACAGTTCTGGAAAGAGTTTGGTCTGGTGCTGAAAGAGGGCCCGGCGGAAGATCACGCCAACCAGCAGACCATCGCCAGACTGCTGCGCTTCGCCACCACTCAGAGCGAAGGGGCAGAACAGACTATCTCGCTGGACGACTACCTGAGCCGCATGGTGGAAGGGCAGGAGAAGATCTACTACATCACGGCGGACAGCTATGCCGCGGCGAAGAGCAGCCCGCATCTGGAGCTGTTCCGCAAGAAGGGCATTGAAGTGCTGCTGCTGTCCGATCGCATCGACGAATGGATGATGAGCTATCTGACAGAGTTCGAGGGTAAAACCTTCCAGTCAGTGAGCAAAGCGGATGAATCGCTGAGCAAACTGGCAGATGAAGAGACCGAAGAGCAGAAAGAGGCGGAAAAGGCGCTGGAGCCATTTGTTGAGCGTGTGAAAACGCTGCTCGGCGAGCGCGTCAAAGAGGTACGCCTGACGCATCGTCTGACGGACACCCCGGCCATTGTCACCACTGATGCCAACGAAATGACCACGCAGATGGCGAAACTGTTTGCCGCCGCCGGTCAGGACGTGCCGGAAGTGAAGTATATTTTCGAAATCAATCCGGATCACACGCTGGTGAAACGCGTGGCTGATACGCAGGACGAAACCCGCTTTGCGGAATGGGTCGAGCTGCTGCTGGATCAGGCACTGCTGGCAGAGCGCGGAACGCTGGATGATCCGAACCAGTTTATCCGTCGCATGAATCAGTTGCTGACGGCGTAA
- a CDS encoding LysR substrate-binding domain-containing protein — MTALPSLRALHYFHHAALHSSFSLAAEQLHVTHSAISHQVRQLESWMGKPLFMRASGRVRLTSHGERLLASCQQAFSELATTCESIRTGMRHHLSIACAPSFLAQWLIPRISSFYQRYPDIQVQFQPPGGIDQLRSEHTDVLIFSDEQPSDDDIDATLIADEYLGPLCAPQYASGFQPPLDFAALPLLHADTRPHAWAEWAKISGVTGHFRGGKHFDNLTLGIQAARNGLGVIVAPRLLVRQELQDGTLVAPLGFVRANRATWMMTQRARQHDAEITRFRDWLREEAVN, encoded by the coding sequence ATGACCGCGCTTCCGTCGTTACGTGCACTGCACTACTTCCACCATGCGGCACTGCACAGCAGTTTCAGCCTTGCCGCTGAACAACTGCATGTGACCCATAGCGCTATCAGCCATCAGGTGCGCCAGCTGGAAAGCTGGATGGGCAAACCGCTTTTCATGCGCGCCAGCGGGCGCGTGCGCTTAACCTCACACGGTGAACGGCTGCTGGCCAGCTGCCAGCAAGCGTTCAGCGAACTCGCCACAACCTGTGAAAGCATCCGCACCGGTATGCGACACCACCTCAGTATCGCCTGTGCGCCCAGCTTCCTTGCCCAATGGCTGATCCCGCGCATCAGCAGTTTTTATCAGCGCTATCCTGATATTCAGGTGCAGTTTCAGCCGCCGGGCGGTATCGATCAGCTGCGCAGTGAACACACGGATGTCCTGATCTTCAGCGACGAACAGCCGTCGGACGACGATATTGATGCCACGCTGATCGCTGACGAATACCTCGGTCCGCTGTGCGCACCGCAATACGCCAGCGGCTTTCAGCCGCCGCTGGATTTCGCGGCGCTGCCGCTGCTGCATGCAGATACCCGCCCGCACGCCTGGGCCGAATGGGCAAAGATCAGCGGCGTGACCGGCCATTTTCGGGGTGGCAAGCACTTCGATAACCTGACGCTGGGGATTCAGGCGGCGAGAAACGGCCTGGGGGTCATTGTGGCACCCCGCCTGCTGGTCCGGCAGGAGCTGCAGGACGGCACGCTGGTTGCCCCGCTGGGATTTGTGCGCGCTAATCGTGCGACCTGGATGATGACCCAGCGTGCCCGGCAGCACGACGCTGAAATTACGCGGTTTCGGGACTGGTTAAGGGAAGAGGCAGTGAACTGA
- a CDS encoding DUF6024 family protein: protein MASQQASARAAVRDQLRGLLSRHYRLENHDLFFAPSLHIAQVLLSQLFLRQEQARNNTRYAAHYPVSELSVLPAVPMLAGNIALIAHVDEKTGRVRPLSECQSQGVTDASASFATGLHKRLVSEARLFVAQLNRHAALSDNLVLIALRTHDFSTLVRSELRLFEQGLNLGEAPQQALDSMAQSDWKPFNIACVEAITLETPCYLHSVQQPGLPFALFPLPADLTLTRLPPDATLLPETHCLCLHASVRGNGNKTQNVTAALKKRLRELLAAHHNS, encoded by the coding sequence ATGGCTTCACAACAGGCGTCTGCCCGGGCAGCGGTGCGCGATCAGCTGCGCGGCCTGCTCTCCCGCCACTATCGGCTGGAAAATCACGATCTCTTCTTTGCACCTTCGCTGCATATTGCACAGGTGCTGCTTTCACAGCTGTTTCTGCGGCAGGAACAGGCGCGCAATAACACGCGCTATGCCGCGCACTATCCGGTCAGTGAACTGAGCGTGCTGCCTGCCGTGCCAATGCTGGCGGGCAATATTGCGCTGATTGCGCACGTGGATGAAAAAACCGGCCGGGTGCGACCGCTGAGCGAGTGTCAAAGCCAGGGCGTCACCGATGCCTCTGCATCATTTGCGACCGGGCTGCATAAACGGCTGGTGAGTGAAGCGCGGCTGTTTGTCGCACAGCTCAACCGTCACGCCGCCTTAAGCGATAACCTGGTGTTAATTGCGCTGCGCACGCACGATTTCAGCACGCTGGTGCGCAGCGAACTGCGGCTGTTTGAACAGGGGCTCAATCTGGGAGAGGCGCCACAGCAGGCGCTGGACAGCATGGCGCAAAGCGACTGGAAACCGTTCAATATCGCCTGCGTTGAGGCCATTACGCTGGAAACGCCCTGTTATCTGCACTCGGTGCAGCAGCCGGGCCTGCCCTTTGCGCTGTTCCCGCTGCCCGCGGATCTGACGCTCACCCGGTTACCGCCGGATGCCACGCTGCTGCCGGAAACGCACTGCCTCTGCCTGCACGCCAGCGTGCGCGGCAACGGCAATAAAACGCAGAACGTGACCGCCGCACTGAAAAAGCGCCTGCGCGAGCTGCTGGCTGCCCACCACAATTCCTAA
- the adk gene encoding adenylate kinase gives MRIILLGAPGAGKGTQAQFIMEKYGIPQISTGDMLRAAVKAGSELGQQAKAIMDAGKLVTDDLVIALVKERIAQEDCKNGFLLDGFPRTIPQADAMKEAGIKVDYVLEFAVPDELIVDRIVGRRVHAPSGRVYHIKYNPPKQEGKDDVTGEELTTRKDDQEETVRKRLVEYHQLTAPLIAYYSKEAEAGNTEYHKIDGTRQVAEVSAQLADILG, from the coding sequence ATGCGTATTATTCTGCTCGGGGCACCGGGCGCAGGTAAGGGCACTCAGGCTCAATTCATCATGGAGAAATACGGTATTCCGCAGATCTCCACAGGCGACATGCTGCGTGCTGCGGTAAAAGCGGGCAGCGAGCTGGGCCAGCAGGCCAAAGCGATTATGGATGCCGGTAAACTGGTGACTGACGATCTGGTGATTGCGCTGGTTAAAGAGCGTATCGCGCAGGAAGACTGCAAAAACGGCTTCCTGCTCGATGGTTTCCCACGCACCATTCCGCAGGCCGACGCCATGAAAGAGGCCGGCATCAAGGTTGACTATGTACTGGAGTTCGCGGTACCGGATGAGCTGATCGTTGATCGCATTGTTGGCCGTCGCGTACACGCACCGTCAGGCCGCGTTTATCACATCAAATACAACCCGCCGAAACAGGAAGGGAAGGATGATGTGACCGGCGAAGAGCTGACCACGCGTAAAGATGACCAGGAAGAGACCGTGCGTAAGCGTCTGGTGGAGTACCATCAGCTGACTGCGCCGCTGATTGCTTACTACAGCAAAGAAGCGGAAGCCGGTAACACCGAATATCACAAAATCGACGGCACCCGCCAGGTTGCTGAAGTGAGTGCCCAGCTGGCCGATATTCTCGGCTAA
- the hemH gene encoding ferrochelatase produces MRQEKAGVLLVNLGTPDAPTTAAVKRYLKQFLGDPRVVDVPRLLWWPILNFVIVPFRSPRVSKLYASVWMEEGSPLMVFSKRQQAALAQRLDIPVELGMSYGQPSLDSAVKRLLDQGVTKMIVLPLYPQFSCSTVAAVWDGLAASFKPLRSLPEVAFIRDYAEHPAYIAALKASVERSFAQHGEPDLLVLSYHGIPQRFADQGDDYPQRCKDTTAALAAALNIAPHKIMMTFQSRFGREPWLMPYTDETMKSLPAKGIKHVQVMSPGFAADCLETLEEISGENCEIFLHAGGEKFEYIPALNADDAHIDMMVQLVNARR; encoded by the coding sequence ATGAGGCAAGAAAAGGCCGGCGTTTTGCTGGTTAATCTCGGCACACCGGATGCACCGACCACCGCAGCGGTAAAACGCTATCTGAAACAGTTCCTCGGCGATCCGCGCGTCGTGGATGTTCCCCGCCTGCTATGGTGGCCAATTCTTAACTTCGTCATCGTGCCTTTCCGCTCGCCGCGCGTCTCTAAACTTTATGCGTCGGTATGGATGGAAGAGGGTTCACCGCTGATGGTATTCAGCAAGCGACAGCAGGCCGCACTGGCGCAGCGTCTGGATATTCCGGTCGAGCTGGGTATGAGCTACGGCCAGCCCAGCCTTGATAGCGCAGTAAAACGCCTGCTGGATCAGGGCGTAACCAAAATGATTGTGCTGCCGCTCTATCCGCAGTTCTCCTGCTCAACGGTCGCGGCCGTGTGGGATGGCCTGGCAGCCAGCTTTAAACCGCTGCGTTCGCTGCCAGAAGTGGCCTTTATCCGCGATTATGCCGAACATCCGGCTTATATCGCGGCGCTGAAAGCGTCGGTGGAGCGCTCTTTTGCGCAGCACGGTGAGCCGGATCTGCTGGTGTTGTCATATCACGGTATTCCGCAGCGCTTCGCCGATCAGGGCGACGACTATCCGCAGCGCTGTAAAGATACCACCGCGGCGCTGGCAGCCGCGCTGAACATTGCACCGCATAAAATCATGATGACGTTCCAGTCGCGCTTTGGCCGCGAGCCGTGGCTGATGCCCTATACCGACGAAACCATGAAAAGCCTGCCGGCAAAAGGCATTAAGCATGTACAGGTTATGAGCCCGGGCTTTGCCGCTGACTGTCTTGAGACGCTGGAGGAGATCAGCGGTGAAAACTGCGAAATTTTCCTGCACGCCGGCGGTGAAAAATTTGAGTACATTCCAGCGCTTAACGCAGATGATGCCCATATTGACATGATGGTGCAGCTGGTTAACGCGCGTCGTTAA
- a CDS encoding inosine/guanosine kinase: MKFPGKRKSKHYFPVNARDPLLQATQQEQEEGSWVVGIDQTLVDIEAKVDDDFLQRYNLSAGHSLVIDDATAEALYRELMAQQLISHQFAGGTIGNTLHNYSVLADDRSVLLGVMCNNIQIGGYAYRYLCNTSSRMDLNFLQGVDGPIGRCFTLIGEHGERTFAISPGLMNQLQADSIPEAVIAGASALVLTSYLVRCQPGEPMPEATLRAIGYAKKHNVPVVLTLGTKYVIQDNPQFWRDFLREHVSIVAMNEEEAFALTGEPDPLLAANQALDWVDLVLCTAGPTGLYMAGFTEDAFKRKTNHPLLPGAIAEFNQYEFSRAMRHQDCQQPLRIFSHIAPYMGGPEKIMNTNGAGDGALAALLHDITANNFHRQKVPNSSKHAREYLTYSSLAQVCKYANRVSYQVLNQHSPRLTRGLPEREDSLEESYWDR; encoded by the coding sequence ATGAAATTTCCCGGCAAACGCAAATCCAAACACTATTTCCCCGTCAACGCGCGCGATCCTCTGCTTCAGGCGACTCAGCAGGAGCAGGAAGAGGGCAGCTGGGTGGTGGGTATCGACCAGACGCTGGTGGATATCGAAGCCAAAGTGGATGACGATTTTCTGCAGCGCTACAACCTGAGCGCCGGCCATTCACTGGTTATTGATGATGCCACCGCTGAGGCGCTCTATCGTGAGCTGATGGCGCAGCAGCTGATCAGCCACCAGTTCGCCGGCGGTACCATTGGCAACACGCTGCACAACTACTCAGTACTGGCGGATGACCGTTCGGTGCTGCTGGGCGTGATGTGTAACAACATTCAGATTGGCGGCTACGCCTATCGCTATCTGTGCAATACCTCCAGCCGCATGGACCTCAACTTTTTGCAGGGCGTTGACGGGCCGATTGGCCGCTGCTTTACGCTGATTGGCGAGCACGGCGAACGCACCTTTGCCATCAGTCCCGGCCTGATGAACCAGCTGCAGGCGGATAGCATCCCGGAAGCGGTGATTGCCGGGGCCTCTGCGCTGGTGCTGACCTCTTATCTGGTGCGCTGCCAGCCGGGCGAACCGATGCCGGAAGCCACGCTGCGCGCCATTGGCTATGCAAAAAAACACAACGTGCCGGTGGTACTGACGCTGGGGACGAAATATGTGATTCAGGATAACCCGCAGTTCTGGCGCGATTTCCTGCGTGAGCACGTCTCCATCGTGGCGATGAATGAAGAGGAAGCCTTTGCCCTGACCGGGGAACCCGATCCGCTGCTGGCCGCCAATCAGGCGCTCGACTGGGTGGATCTGGTGCTGTGCACCGCCGGCCCGACCGGGCTCTATATGGCGGGCTTTACCGAGGACGCCTTCAAACGCAAAACCAATCATCCGCTGCTGCCGGGCGCAATTGCTGAATTTAACCAGTATGAGTTCAGCCGCGCCATGCGCCATCAGGATTGCCAGCAGCCGCTGCGTATTTTCTCGCATATCGCGCCTTATATGGGCGGGCCGGAAAAGATCATGAACACCAACGGCGCGGGGGACGGTGCGCTGGCCGCCTTGCTGCATGATATTACCGCCAATAATTTCCACCGCCAGAAGGTGCCGAACTCCAGCAAGCATGCGCGTGAATATCTGACATACTCCTCGCTGGCGCAGGTGTGCAAATATGCCAACCGCGTGAGCTATCAGGTGCTGAACCAGCACTCACCGCGCCTGACGCGCGGCCTGCCGGAGCGGGAAGATAGCCTGGAAGAGTCCTACTGGGATCGCTAA
- the ybaL gene encoding YbaL family putative K(+) efflux transporter produces the protein MHHTTPLITTIVGGLVLAFLLGMLANRLRISPLVGYLLAGVLAGPFTPGFVADTNLAPELAELGVILLMFGVGLHFSLKDLMSVKSIAIPGAVAQIAVATLLGMGLSWTLGWSWMTGLVFGLCLSTASTVVLLRALEERQLIDSQRGQIAIGWLIVEDLVMVLTLVLLPAIAGMLEQGNASPTLLAWDLMLTIGKVAAFMVLMMVVGRRAVPWILAKSAATGSRELFTLSVLALALGIAFGAVEFFDVSFALGAFFAGMVLNESELSHRAARDTLPLRDAFAVLFFVSVGMLFDPRILLEQPLAVLGALAIIVLGKSIAAWLLVTLLGHSRRTALTISVSLAQIGEFAFILAGLGISLGLLSEEGRNLVLAAAILSIMLNPILFTLLERYLDKTETMEEQTLEEAIEEEKQIPVDICHHAIIVGYGRVGSLLGQNLLEADVPLVVVENSRPRVEALREQGIKAVLGNAARVETMDLARLDCARWLLLTIPNGYEAGEIVTAAREKRPDIEIIARAHYDDEVTYIMERGANRVVMGEREIAGSMLQVLQDEIAHSPIVRACPI, from the coding sequence ATGCATCACACTACCCCGTTGATCACCACCATTGTCGGAGGTCTGGTCCTCGCATTTCTCCTTGGTATGCTGGCGAATCGCCTGCGTATCTCGCCGCTGGTGGGCTATCTGCTGGCGGGAGTCCTGGCGGGCCCCTTCACGCCGGGCTTTGTCGCCGATACCAATCTCGCCCCGGAACTGGCTGAGCTGGGCGTCATTCTGTTGATGTTTGGCGTGGGGCTGCATTTTTCCCTGAAGGATTTAATGTCGGTAAAGTCGATCGCCATTCCGGGCGCCGTCGCGCAGATTGCTGTCGCGACGCTGCTGGGAATGGGCCTCTCCTGGACCCTGGGCTGGTCCTGGATGACCGGGCTGGTGTTTGGTCTATGCCTCTCCACCGCCAGTACCGTCGTGCTGCTGCGGGCGCTGGAGGAGCGACAGCTGATTGACAGCCAGCGCGGGCAGATCGCCATCGGCTGGCTGATTGTCGAAGATCTGGTGATGGTGCTGACACTGGTGCTGTTGCCGGCCATCGCCGGCATGCTGGAACAGGGCAATGCCAGCCCGACGCTGCTGGCGTGGGATCTGATGCTGACGATTGGTAAAGTGGCCGCCTTTATGGTGCTGATGATGGTGGTGGGCCGTCGGGCAGTGCCGTGGATCCTGGCGAAAAGCGCCGCCACCGGCTCACGGGAGCTGTTTACCCTTTCCGTGCTGGCGCTGGCGCTGGGCATCGCTTTTGGTGCGGTGGAGTTTTTTGATGTCTCCTTTGCGCTGGGCGCCTTCTTTGCCGGCATGGTGCTGAACGAATCTGAACTGAGCCATCGCGCGGCGCGCGATACGCTGCCGCTGCGTGACGCCTTCGCCGTGCTGTTTTTTGTCTCGGTCGGCATGCTGTTTGATCCGCGAATTCTGCTGGAGCAGCCGCTGGCGGTGCTCGGTGCGCTGGCGATTATCGTACTGGGCAAATCGATCGCCGCCTGGCTGCTGGTCACCCTGCTCGGCCATTCGCGCCGTACCGCGCTGACCATCTCCGTAAGCCTGGCGCAGATTGGGGAGTTTGCCTTTATCCTCGCCGGGCTCGGGATTTCGCTTGGGCTGCTGAGCGAAGAGGGACGCAACCTGGTGCTGGCCGCCGCCATTCTCTCGATTATGCTCAATCCGATTCTGTTTACGCTGCTGGAACGCTATCTCGATAAAACCGAGACCATGGAAGAACAGACGCTGGAAGAGGCCATTGAAGAAGAGAAGCAGATTCCGGTGGATATCTGCCATCATGCCATCATCGTGGGTTATGGCCGCGTGGGCAGCCTGCTGGGGCAGAATTTGCTGGAAGCCGATGTGCCACTGGTGGTGGTGGAAAACTCCCGGCCGCGCGTCGAGGCGCTGCGTGAACAGGGGATCAAAGCGGTGCTGGGCAATGCGGCCCGGGTGGAAACCATGGATCTGGCGCGGCTGGACTGCGCACGCTGGCTGCTGCTGACCATTCCAAACGGTTATGAGGCGGGCGAGATTGTCACCGCGGCCCGTGAAAAGCGCCCGGATATTGAGATCATTGCCCGCGCGCACTATGACGATGAAGTCACCTATATCATGGAGCGCGGCGCCAATCGCGTGGTGATGGGCGAACGCGAAATTGCCGGCAGCATGCTGCAGGTGCTGCAGGACGAGATCGCGCATAGCCCGATTGTGCGCGCCTGCCCGATCTGA
- the ushA gene encoding bifunctional UDP-sugar hydrolase/5'-nucleotidase UshA: protein MLLQPRTGRWLALTILLLPLLAQAWQTDRSYRFSILHTNDHHGHYWANAQGEYGLAAQKTLMDQQRYDVQAKGGGALILSAGDVNTGVPESDLLDAEPDIRGMNLVGYDAMALGNHEFDKPLSVLQKQQKWARFPFLSANIYQKGSDKRLFKPWAIFNRMGLKIAVIGLTTTDTLRIANPQNVAQLEIRDPVKETEKAVAELRASEKPDVIIALTHMGHYDDGQHGSNAPGDVELARSLPAGTVNVIVGGHSHDAVCMAKANVSEQDHQPGQPCQPDRQNGVWIMQAKEWGKYVGRGDFTFRNGELTLENYQLIPVNLKHKVKNLDGSETWLPYQELIAPNSAMMKLLTPYQLRAGKQLDVKVGSSDDLFTGDRSKVRFEQTPLAQLILRAQMAATQADFAVISGGGIRASLAAGELRWRDLLQVQPFGNQVVSVTLSGEEVQQYLAKVANIKADSGGFAQFSQVSLVADGNSVSEVKINGEPLQKAKTYRLATNSFNASGGDGYPVLDNHSGFRNSGLRDAEVLRDYVSRHSPLKLAEYAPPAVVHLTAAQVQERDKARQKEKKRSYPQMILAWIWPRAAHE from the coding sequence TTGTTGTTACAACCACGCACCGGGCGCTGGCTGGCGCTGACGATACTCCTGCTGCCGCTGCTGGCGCAGGCCTGGCAGACCGATCGCAGCTACCGTTTCAGCATTCTGCACACCAACGATCATCATGGCCATTACTGGGCTAATGCGCAGGGTGAATATGGCCTTGCGGCGCAGAAAACGCTGATGGATCAGCAGCGTTATGACGTCCAGGCCAAAGGCGGCGGCGCGCTGATCCTTTCAGCCGGCGATGTCAATACCGGGGTACCGGAATCGGACTTACTGGACGCCGAGCCGGATATTCGCGGCATGAACCTGGTGGGCTATGATGCGATGGCGCTGGGAAATCACGAATTTGATAAGCCGCTCAGCGTGCTGCAGAAGCAGCAGAAATGGGCCAGATTTCCGTTTCTCTCCGCCAACATTTACCAGAAAGGCAGCGATAAGCGTCTGTTTAAGCCCTGGGCTATTTTTAACCGCATGGGGCTGAAGATCGCCGTCATCGGCCTGACGACCACCGACACGCTGCGGATTGCCAACCCACAGAACGTGGCGCAGCTGGAGATTCGCGATCCGGTAAAAGAAACCGAAAAAGCGGTGGCCGAACTGCGCGCCAGCGAAAAACCGGATGTGATCATCGCGCTGACGCACATGGGCCATTATGACGATGGGCAGCACGGCAGCAACGCGCCTGGTGATGTCGAACTGGCGCGCAGCCTGCCCGCGGGCACGGTTAACGTCATTGTCGGCGGCCACTCCCATGATGCGGTCTGCATGGCGAAAGCGAACGTCAGCGAGCAGGATCATCAGCCCGGCCAGCCGTGCCAGCCCGATCGGCAGAACGGCGTCTGGATCATGCAGGCGAAAGAGTGGGGCAAATACGTCGGACGCGGTGATTTTACCTTCCGGAATGGTGAACTGACGCTGGAGAACTACCAGCTGATCCCGGTCAACCTTAAACATAAAGTCAAAAATCTCGACGGCAGCGAAACCTGGCTGCCGTATCAGGAGCTGATTGCGCCGAACAGCGCAATGATGAAGCTTCTGACCCCTTATCAGCTGCGTGCCGGTAAACAGCTGGATGTGAAAGTCGGCAGCAGCGATGATCTTTTCACAGGCGATCGCAGCAAAGTCCGTTTTGAGCAGACGCCGCTGGCTCAGCTGATTCTGCGCGCACAGATGGCCGCGACGCAGGCGGACTTTGCGGTCATCAGCGGCGGCGGTATCCGCGCCTCGCTGGCGGCAGGCGAGCTTCGCTGGCGCGATCTGCTGCAGGTACAGCCGTTCGGTAATCAGGTGGTCTCGGTGACGCTGAGCGGTGAAGAGGTGCAGCAGTATCTGGCGAAAGTGGCCAACATCAAAGCGGACTCTGGCGGTTTTGCGCAGTTCAGTCAGGTCAGCCTGGTGGCAGATGGCAACAGCGTCAGCGAGGTTAAAATCAACGGTGAACCGCTGCAGAAAGCGAAAACGTACCGTCTGGCCACCAACAGTTTCAACGCCAGCGGCGGTGACGGGTATCCGGTGCTTGATAACCATAGCGGTTTTCGCAACAGCGGTCTGCGTGATGCAGAGGTGCTGCGGGATTACGTCAGCCGGCACTCACCGCTTAAGCTGGCAGAGTATGCGCCGCCGGCGGTGGTGCACCTGACTGCCGCACAGGTGCAGGAGCGGGATAAAGCCCGGCAGAAAGAGAAAAAACGCAGCTATCCGCAGATGATTCTGGCATGGATCTGGCCGCGTGCCGCCCATGAGTGA